One genomic window of Limanda limanda chromosome 16, fLimLim1.1, whole genome shotgun sequence includes the following:
- the zgc:136439 gene encoding uncharacterized protein zgc:136439 — MKAVILAAGYGTRLQRDVSVDRSGRFEHLVGGAKPLLPVGRCALISHWVRALTASGAVDSVYVVTNALYRAAFEDWAAHFTNVQVVSDQTRSNDERLGAVACLQLAVKHFKIEDHVMVIGGDTLFKEDFSLTQVKEKFSDFQAKCDDSCLVLSYQCRDEETHKYGILEVDSELCVLCMKEKPLPSETKSRRACPCFYVFSKKSLPLLDTFLEEKEKAPIEEKDAPGNFVSWLIPRKPVYVHQISGRFDVGNLPSYIDCDLYFKENLQDAESYMV; from the exons ATGAAGGCCGTCATCCTCGCGGCCGGCTACGGGACCAGGCTCCAGCGGGACGTGTCGGTGGACCGCAGCGGGAGGTTCGAGCACCTGGTCGGCGGTGCGAAGCCGCTGCTGCCGGTGGGCCGCTGCGCACTGATCTCCCACTGGGTCCGAGCGCTGACCGCTTCCGGTGCTGTGGACTCTGTGTATGTTGTG acCAACGCTCTGTACCGAGCTGCGTTTGAAGACTGGGCCGCACATTTCACTAATGTCCAGGTTGTCAGCGATCAGACGAGAAGCAATGAT GAGCGCCTTGGGGCTGTGGCCTGTCTGCAGCTCGCCGTGAAGCACTTCAAGATAGAAGACCACGTGATGGTTATTGGAGG TGATACGCTTTTTAAAGAAGATTTCAGCCTCACTCAAGTGAAAGAGAAGTTCTCTGACTTCCAGGCAAAGTGTGACGACAGCTGTCTAGTGCTGTCGTACCAGTGCAGAGATGAAG AAACCCACAAGTACGGGATTCTGGAAGTGGACAGTGAACTTTGTGTCCTCTGCATGAAGGAGAAGCCTCTTCCTTCTGAGACCAAGTCCAGGAGAGCA TGTCCTTGTTTCTATGTGTTCTCAAAGAAAAGTCTCCCTCTGCTGGATACATTCCttgaggagaaggag AAAGCTCCTATCGAAGAGAAAGATGCTCCAGGAAACTTTGTGTCTTGGCTCATTCCGAG gaaACCAGTGTATGTTCATCAGATTTCTGGGCGTTTTGATGTTGGAAACTTGCCGTCCTATATCGACTGTGACCTTTACTTCAAAGAAAACCTTCAGGATGCAGAGTCTTACATGGTGTAA
- the sympk gene encoding symplekin — protein MDRSPEEGETSHMIDMTTSEKVVDLLNQAALIPTDEKLTVLKQVQELIINKDPSLLDNFLDEMIAFQTDKSIEVKKFVIGFIEEACKRDNELLLRLIANLNMLLKDESVNVVKKAILTLTQLYKVTLQWLLRAKGASDMQEACWDMVTQMKEDVLAQLDSENDGVRTHAIKFTEALIISLSARTSDSDIPKRQEGDISLDKVPKDHSYIRYDVLCEEGKSALEKMLKFMVHPAISSINLTTALGALASIARQRPMFMSEVVQAYETLHANLPPTLAKSQVSSVRKNLKLHLVAVLKHPCSLEYQGQISTLLLDLGMPQSEITRSTPVVREQRKRPRHEQYTEGKKVKMEPTMMEDDEDKEEPAPLTAPKPPAAPVVQSAIDVTAEFLRPLLNPQNVANLVLISMVYLPDVMPASFQATYTPVESAGTDAQIKHLARMMATQMTSAGIGPGLEKTKAREDDACKEEENDEDSASKDLLIKRKVAMKGQAISVVGGYSENVPTAEVPSPAATVKRLPEPIVPTAQTKMTGATGRKKVFRLSDVVQTLSDAQIETLTSKAIKRILHSEKAIAQSGMSHVRVKLLSRLVTQFDGRMKEDVLAFILEDIRTRSDLAFSLLYQEYNTYLSQLPSGLLESYEHCLYTLLSGLQEKPEQRDGLFTKLVLEAPLITESALDVIRRYCEDESRVYLGMTTLKELIIKRPSRQFQYLHVLLDLSSHEKEKVRTTALSFLKRMYEKDQLRDYIEKFALNYLQLLVHPNPPSLLFGADKDTEVASPWTEETVRQCLFLYLSLLPLNHRLVHELASVYTEAIADIKRSVLRAIEQPIRGMGMNSPELLLLVENCPKGAETLVTRCLHILTDKVPPSPELVERVRDLYHKRVPDVRFLIPVINGLEKNEVIQALPKLIKLNPIVVKEVFNRLLGTQHSEGSSSVSPLTPGDLLIALHNIDSTKCDMKSIIKATNLCFGEKNVYTSEVLAVVMQQLMEHSPLPMLLMRTVIQSLTMYPRLGGFVMNILSRLIVKQVWKYPKVWEGFVKCCQRTKPQSYSVLLQLPPAQLTSVFERCPEMRDPLLQHVLSFTPHQQAHIPTSIMTILEANKKSPLKPVEPVVEKEMETLPAPAATVSEMVPTATLKEPEMEVQHEPVQQESFKHEPFQHEPVQQEMFQHEPIRHEPFQPETIKHEPVQHELFEHEPVQQEQVQHQLFQSETIRPETIRHEPVQHEQAIMQDEEPMEQEEEFEPVIQEERVDTVSQVELERDSDTPSAHSEAADEPSEVSEPEPSDFQEPQREAEAEATGSEADSGSEDME, from the exons atGGATCGTTCTCCAGAGGAGGGAGAAACCTCCCACATGATCGACATGACCACGAGTGAGAAG GTGGTGGATCTCCTGAACCAGGCTGCTCTCATCCCCACAGATGAGAAGCTCACTGTGCTCAAACAG GTCCAGGAGCTTATCATCAACAAGGACCCGTCTCTTCTCGACAATTTCTTGGAT GAGATGATTGCGTTTCAGACTGACAAGTCTATTGAGGTTAAAAAGTTTGTCATTGGCTTCATAGAGGAAGCTTG taaAAGGGACAATGAGCTCCTCCTCCGACTGATCGCCAACCTGAACATGTTGCTGAAGGATGAAAGTGTGAATGTGGTGAAGAAAGCCATCCTCACTCTCACCCAGCTGTACAAGGTTACTCTGCAG TGGCTGTTGCGTGCCAAAGGAGCTTCAGATATGCAGGAGGCATGCTGGGATATGGTCACACAGATGAAAGAGGACGTTCTGGCCCAGCTGGATTCTGAAAATGACGGCGTGCGCACTCATGCCATCAAGTTCACAGAGGCACTGATCATCAGTCTGTCAGCACGGACCTCGGACTCTGACATCCCCAAGAGACAGGAGGGGGACATCAGCCTGGATAAAGTCCCCAAAGATCACTCGTACATTCGATACG ATGTCTTGTGTGAGGAGGGGAAGTCTGCGCTGGAGAAGATGCTGAAGTTCATGGTCCACCCGGCCATTTCCAGCATCAACCTCACCACAGCACTGGGCGCACTGGCCTCTATCGCCCGTCAGAGACCCATGTTCATGTCGGAGGTGGTGCAGGCATATGAGACACTGCATG CAAACCTGCCGCCCACTCTGGCCAAGTCTCAGGTGAGCAGCGTGAGGAAAAACCTGAAGCTGCACCTCGTGGCCGTCCTCAAGCATCCGTGCAGCCTGGAGTACCAGGGCCAGATCAGCAccctgctgctggacctgggaATGCCCCAGAGTGAAATCACCCGCTCCACACCTGTGGTCCGCGAGCAACGCAAAAGACCACGACACGAACAATACACAGAGGGAAAGAAGGTTAAGATGG AACCGACAATGATGGAAGACGATGAGGACAAAGAGGAGCCGGCTCCTCTCACCGCCCCGAAACCACCTGCTGCTCCAGTCGTGCAGTCGGCCATAGACGTCACAGCTGAGTTCCTGCGACCGCTGCTCAACCCACAGAATGTTGCCAACctg gTGCTCATCAGCATGGTGTATCTGCCTGATGTCATGCCAGCATCCTTCCAGGCCACATACACACCTGTGGAGTCAGCCGGCACCGATGCACAGATTAAACATCTGGCCAGGATGATGGCCACACAGATGACTTCAGCCGGGATTGGTCCAG GACTTGAAAAGACCAAAGCCAGAGAGGACGACGCATgcaaagaggaagaaaatgacGAAGACTCTGCATCTAAAGACCTGCTCATCAAACGCAAAGTTGCGATGAAGGGCCAAGCGATCTCCGTGGTGGGAGGTTACTCAGAAAACGTTCCAACCGCTGAGGTTCCCAGTCCGGCCGCCACAGTCAAGAGGCTTCCTGAGCCCATCGTGCCCACTGCACAGACCAA AATGACAGGGGCAACTGGGAGGAAAAAAGTGTTTCGTTTGTCCGATGTCGTCCAGACGTTATCAGACGCCCAGATTGAGACGTTGACCTCCAAAGCAATCAAACGCATCCTGCATTCAGAGAAGGCTATTGCTCAGAGTGGCATGTCCCAT GTCCGAGTGAAGCTCCTCTCCAGGCTTGTGACGCAATTTGACGGGAGGATGAAAGAAGACGTGCTGGCGTTTATTCTAGAGGACATCAGGACCCGGAGTGACCTGGCATTTTCTCTCCTGTACCAAGAGTACAACACTTACCTCAGCCAGCTGCCCTCGGGGCTGCTGGAAAGTTATGAACACTGTCTCTACACGCTGCTGTCCGGCCTGCAGGAGaaaccagagcagagagacgg ACTCTTCACCAAACTGGTTCTGGAGGCTCCACTTATAACAGAATCTGCTTTGGATGTGATAAGACGGTACTGCGAGGACGAG TCTCGGGTGTATCTGGGCATGACGACTCTGAAGGAACTCATCATCAAACGGCCCTCGAGGCAGTTTCAGTATCTGCACGTTCTTCTTGATCTCAGCTCACATGAAAAGGAGAAG gtgcGGACCACCGCCCTGTCTTTCCTGAAGCGTATGTATGAGAAGGACCAGCTCAGAGACTACATAGAAAAGTTTGCCCTGAACTACCTGCAGCTTCTTGTCCATCCCAACCCTCCTTCTCTTCTATTTGGGGCTGACAAAGACACAG AGGTGGCGTCTCCCTGGACTGAAGAGACCGTGAGACAGTGTCTgttcctctacctgtctctgcttcctctaAACCACCGGCTGGTCCACGAGCTGGCTTCCGTCTACACTGAGGCCATCGCTGACATCAAGCGCAGTGTGCTCCGAGCAATAGAGCAGCCG ATCCGTGGAATGGGAATGAACTCACCCGAGCTGCTGCTTCTGGTTGAGAACTGTCCTAAAGGAGCAGAGACTCTAGTCACCCGCTGCCTGCACATTTTGACCGATAAAG TGCCTCCGTCTCCTGAGCTGGTGGAGAGAGTTCGAGATCTTTACCACAAACGTGTGCCCGATGTTCGTTTCCTTATCCCGGTCATAAATGGCCTAGAAAAG AATGAAGTCATCCAGGCTCTCCCCAAGCTCATCAAACTCAACCCCATTGTGGTGAAGGAGGTGTTCAACCGTCTGTTGGGAACTCAGCACA GCGAAGGAAGTTCGTCTGTGTCCCCTCTCACCCCAGGAGACCTGCTCATTGCCTTACACAACATAGACTCCACCAAATGTGATATGAAGTCTATCATAAAAG CTACAAACCTCTGCTTCGGGGAAAAGAATGTTTACACGTCGGAGGTTTTGGCCGTGGTGatgcagcagctgatggagcACAGCCCCCTCCCCATGCTGCTCATGCGCACAGTCATCCAGTCTCTCACCATGTATCCCAGACTGGGAGGCTTCGTCATGAACATCCTGTCCCGCCTCATCGTGAAGCAG GTGTGGAAGTACCCGAAGGTGTGGGAAGGATTTGTGAAATGCTGCCAGAGGACCAAGCCTCAGTCGTACAgcgtgctgctgcagctgccgcCCGCCCAGCTGACGAGTGTGTTTGAACGCTGCCCGGAGATGAGAGATCCTCTTCTCCAGCACGTCCTCTCCTTCACGCCTCATCAG CAAGCTCACATACCCACCTCCATCATGACAATCCTGGAAGCAAATAAGAAGTCGCCGCTgaaaccagtagaaccagttgTGGAGAAGGAG ATGGAAACACTCCCTGCTCCAGCTGCCACCGTTTCAGAAATGGTTCCCACTGCAACACTGAAAGAACCAGAGATGGAAGTCCAGCACGAGCCGGTTCAACAAGAGTCGTTCAAGCACGAGCCTTTCCAGCACGAGCCCGTTCAACAAGAAATGTTCCAGCACGAGCCGATCCGGCACGAGCCGTTCCAGCCAGAGACGATTAAGCACGAGCCAGTCCAGCACGAACTGTTCGAGCACGAGCCGGTTCAGCAAGAGCAGGTCCAGCACCAACTGTTCCAGTCTGAGACGATCCGGCCCGAGACGATCCGGCACGAGCCAGTCCAGCACGAGCAAGCCATCATGCAGGATGAGGAACCAATGGAGCAGGAAGAAGAGTTTGAACCTGTGATTCAAGAGGAACGTGTTGACACTGTCTCCCAg GTGGAGTTggagagagacagtgacacaCCATCAGCTCACTCCGAGGCAGCTGACGAGCCATCAGAGGTTTCTGAACCTGAACCTTCAGACTTCCAGGAGCCACAgagagaagctgaagctgaggcCACCGGCTCGGAGGCTGACAGCGGCAGCGAGGACATGGAATAA
- the asnsd1 gene encoding asparagine synthetase domain-containing protein 1 — MCGIFCQLTLSPAHSEWDKPVYEHLRRRGPSWSQDLTVTGRDPCYQCLFSAHVLHLRGVLTPQPLQDNIGNVLLWNGEIFGGLPVKPSENDTVVVSQSLLSCSGPSEILSVLSGVRGPWGFVYYQKAGDYLWFGRDFFGRRSLLWKFDAGVLTLTSVAARDPGPDQFSWQEVPAVGVYRIDLKAATEAGTVTFEVYPWATSCSDTILESVPSGCTAVMNQSGLVLTSPVCPLNMSIPKSLNETEAQSNSDSSVKDLQQLLESKEGNYEVSRLVDVLSEAVRRRVQSLPIEDETDHSDQASIAVLFSGGIDSMILAVLADRHIPAHQPIDLLNVAFKQQEPKKQKDSAKNVKKHKNKPNDNNTDGAGSRTFSPFDVPDRITGKAGLKELQDLNPERRWNFVEINITQEELHKMRQERIGHLVHPLDTVLDDSIGCAVWFAARGTGFITEDKDQRPFSSSAKVVLTGIGADEQLAGYSRHRVRFNTSGHEGLIQELAMELSRISSRNLGRDDRVIGDHGKEARFPFLDEDVVSHLNSLPVWEKADLSLPRGVGEKLLLRLTARRLGLRQSAVLPKRAMQFGSRIAKMENSREKASDKCSRLLTA; from the exons ATGTGTGGCATCTTCTGTCAGCTGACTCTGTCCCCTGCTCACTCTGAGTGGGACAAACCCGTTTATGAACATCTGAGGAGAAGAGGGCCGAGCTGGAGCCAGGACCTCACAGTGACCGGCAGGGATCCGTGTTACCAGTGTTTGTTCTCTGCCCACGTCCTTCACCTGAGAGGTGTCCTCACCCCTCAGCCCCTGCAGGACAACATTGGAAACGTGCTGCTGTGGAATGGGGAGATCTTCGGCGGCCTGCCAGTGAAGCCGTCGGAGAATGACACTGTTGTTGTGTCCCAGTCCCTGTTGTCCTGCAGCGGCCCCTCAGAGATCCTGTCAGTCCTGTCCGGTGTGAGGGGGCCGTGGGGGTTTGTTTACTACCAGAAGGCTGGAGACTACCTGTGGTTTGGCCGAGACTTCTTTGGCAGGCGGAGTTTGCTGTGGAAATTCGATGCAGGGGTTCTGACCCTGACGTCTGTGGCAGCTCGCGATCCCGGGCCGGATCAGTTTTCTTGGCAAGAGGTCCCAGCAGTTGGTGTTTACAGGATTGACCTGAAGGCCGCTACAGAGGCCGGCACGGTGACGTTTGAGGTTTATCCTTGGGCTACCTCCTGCAGTGACACTATACTGGAGTCTGTTCCCAGTGGCTGCACTGCTGTGATGAACCAATCAGGACTGGTGCTCACCTCGCCCGTGTGCCCTCTTAATATGTCCATCCCAAAGTCGTTAAATGAGACGGAAGCTCAGTCAAACTCAGATTCATCCGTCAAagatctgcagcagctgcttgaAAGCAAAGAGGGAAACTATGAGGTGAGTCGTCTTGTTGATGTTCTGAGTGAGGCGGTGAGGCGCCGGGTCCAGAGTCTGCCGATCGAGGACGAGACAGATCATAGTGACCAGGCCAGCATCGCTGTACTCTTCTCTGGAGGAATCGATTCTATGATTCTGGCTGTACTGGCCGACCGTCACATACCTGCCCATCAGCCAATAGATCTTCTCAATGTAGCTTTCAAACAACAGGAGCCAAAGAAGCAGAAGGACTCAGCAAAGAACGTCAAGAAGCACAAAAATAAGCCAAACGACAATAACACTGATGGAGCTGGTTCCCGAACATTCAGCCCCTTCGACGTTCCAGACAGAATCACTGGGAAAGCAGGACTCAAGGAATTACAGGACCTGAATCCTGAGAGAAGATGGAATTTTGTTGAAATCAATATTACGCAGGAGGAGCTGCACAAAATGCGCCAGGAACGCATCGGTCATCTGGTGCATCCGCTGGACACAGTCCTGGATGACAGCATTGGATGTGCTGTGTGGTTTGCAGCGAGAGGAACCGGGTTCATCACGGAAGACAAAGACCAGAGACCTTTCTCATCATCAGCTAAG GTCGTTCTGACAGGAATCGGAGCAGATGAGCAGTTGGCCGGTTACTCCAGACACCGAGTTCGCTTTAACACATCTGGACATGAGGGACTGATCCAGGAGTTGGCCATGGAGCTGAGCAGGATCTCCTCCAGGAATTTGGGCAGAGATGACAGAGTTATAGGAGACCACGGGAAGGAGGCGAG ATTTCCGTTCTTGGACGAGGACGTGGTGAGCCACCTGAACTCTCTGCCCGTGTGGGAGAAGGCCGACCTGTCTCTTCCTCGAGGTGTCGGGGAGAAACTCCTCTTGAGACTGACGGCGAGACGGCTCGGCCTCCGTCAGTCTGCAGTCCTGCCGAAGAGAGCCATGCAGTTCGGCTCCCGCATCGCAAAGATGGAGAACAGTCGTGAAAAGGCCTCTGACAAGTGCAGCAGACTCCTCACTGCTTAG
- the LOC133021839 gene encoding ASNSD1 upstream open reading frame protein-like: protein MSSKGRDNDDSSEWQSALKEELNKKIKEQKVVVDELSNLKKNRNVYIQQRNSNIFFLADRGQTLGSCKKDLDNMKKELQDM, encoded by the exons ATGTCATCTAAAGGCCGAGACAACGACGACAGCTCTGAATGGCAGTCTGCACTGAAGGAGGAGCTAAACAAGAAG ATCAAGGAGCAGAAGGTTGTGGTGGACGAGCTCTCCAACCTGAAGAAGAACAGG aACGTTTACATCCAACAGAGGAACAGCAACATCTTCTTCCTGGCAGACCGAGGTCAGACACTGGGTTCATGCAAAA AGGACCTGGATAATATGAAAAAGGAGCTGCAGGACATGTGA